GCGTTTGTCATTTAATGTTACTGTTGCCACTGCTAacatcattttccattcatttgacaaaattattttcgTTTAgtcaagtggcaaagaaaaatgtattgcaagcAATCTAGGGATGTATTCTCACCGAGCAAAGCATTTTATTCATCTGCACAATCTAGCGAGCTGGAGATTCAATAAAAGAGCTGCATCAAAATTTACTACTGTACTCAtacttacagtatttgcatCATATggataaaatattgtaaatatttctcAGGTGGGCATAACATAAACTTTACTGCTCATCAGCCACTGTGACTAGTAGTTTCCCAGAGCTTTTTCATGAATGCATTTTAGTTTTTGGGTAATAGGTGTTcagtaaattattatttttcccaatCGAAATACAGGAGTGGGAATCGAAATACAACCCATAAAAGCGGCTAGTGAGTAGAGGTGTTACCCACCATTGATGAAATTCACCCCCACTTGGCAGGTTTGCAGGTATTTATGTCAAGCCCCCATTCTCAATATGATGAATAGCACTTCTACTTCCACTGCAAACTGCAGCTACATTGACAAATAAACTTAAATTTAAAACTCTGAAAAATAGTATAATTATAAAGGCATTTTTGTTACTGCTGTTTGTTGTATCTTGTCTTCCTTATGATTTGAGTGTTTGCCCATTAAGGACAAATGCTGAACAACAAATAGAGTAAATAGACCAATTCTATTAAATCTCATCTCACAGTGTGTGTTGTAAACATTGGTATAAACAGATCTGTGGTAATGACATCAAATGTTTGAGACTTGCCTGAATTTTCTATTATTGACCGCTGTAGAGtctttcttcattttcaaaggtaaatgaacttCTGATTTTGTCTTTTGCTTCTGAAATCTTTTTAAGCATATGCAAACTGTCAGTGTAACGAGTGAGAAGAACAGACTGAGGCATGTCACTGAAAGGGCAATGAGGGCAGGTTTACATGGAAACACGTCATACCTCTCAGGTCCCTCCTGCAATTGACTTATCTGCCAAGGTCTGTCTTCTATTTCAATATCAGCCTCTCTGGTCAGCAAACTCTGAATATACCTTTCATTGCTCACTGTTTCATTAACAAACAAGTTAACCATGACTATTGAGTAAAGTGGCTCCGGCTGACCATGATCACTGACCTTTACTAGGAGGCTGTGGAGACCTCGGTTGCTGAGTTCCCTCTCTAAAGTGAtgtttcctgtttctgggtcgATGGAAAAAGACCCGGGCTCTCCTCCCTTCCTTTTAATGATACTGTATGCAATCACAGCGTTCATTCCTGTATCGTTATCCACAGCATACACTTCTGTTATGGATGTCCCTGGCAGGGTGTTGGGTAGAACCAACATGTAGGACTGATTGGACTGAGGGAAGAGGACAATCGGTGGATTGTCATTGACATCCAAAAGTAGTACGGTCACCATGGTTACAGAGGAGAGCGAAGGTTCTCCACCATCTACGGCCTCTATCCACAGCTGATATGTCCCCTGTTGCTCTCGGTCAAGTGACATCTTGGCTCTTAGTGTGCCTCGGCCTGTGTCTAtcataaaaatgtcacttccattAAGGATAGAAAGTGCCACCCAGCCATTTTCCCCAATATCAGCATCCGTCACTGAGAGCACCCCAATCTCCCCATAACCTGGGAAGTTCTCgggaacaaaaaaagtgaaatcctTATTGATAAAGCGTGGGCTATTGTCATTGCGGTCTTGAACAGTTATCACTATAGTTGCAATTGACTCCATCCTTGGTGTTCCGTGGTCCACTGCTCTCACTATGAAGCGGTATGTCTCCTTCTCTTCACGGTCCAGTGATGTTGAAACACTCAGGATACCTGTCACGTGATCTAAAACAAAGATGCCAGGGGCATTGCCTCCAAGAAGAAATATGACCTCCCCCCTGGCTTCGCTGTCCTGGTCTGTGGCATGGAGCTGCGTGAGATAGCTGTTGGGTGGATTGTTTTCATCAATAAATATTTCCACCAAAGACTGCTGAAAGACTGGAGCATTGTCATTTtcatccaaaatctgtattttaagGACTGTCTTGATGACAAGCCCTTGATTGTTTTCAGCAACTATGATGAGCTCATACTCCTGTGTCATTTCATAGTCCAGCGGCGCTGTAGTTTCAAGCAGGTATTCATTTTTGACAAGCTGATAAGGTCCAATTCTGAAAGGACCTGTCCCCTCCAAACGGCAGTCAACCCTTTCATGGGTATCTATATTTTTCACAGTAAAAAAAGCAATAGGAGAATATTCTGGCTCAGATTCCTTCATTCTTACTACTCCATCTTTTTCCTGTGCGATGTATCTGGGTATGACTGCAGGGGGTCCCATTTGAACTTTTATCAAATGAATAGCAACTGTGGCAACAGCGGGAATACAACCAGGGCCATTGGCAAGAACAATGAGTTTGTAAACCGTGGCTGTATCAGTGTCTATTATTCCTGCTAGTTTTAGCACCCCTGTAGTTCTGTCCAAATGGAACAAGCTTCTGGTCTCCCTTTGCACACGCTCACTGTAAGTATAACTGATCTGAGCATTAGCATCAAGATCAGGGTCAAAAGCTTGTAGACGAGCCAAATGTGTCCCTTTGGTGGAGTTCCCATGCAGAGTAACATTAAGTTGTGGCTCTGTAAACTGGGGACAATTATCATTCACATCTAAGATTACAATTTTTAAAGTGGCTGCACCAAGTAGAGGAGGGGTCCCCCCATCCTCTGCAATAATGTCTGTGATATATTCAGCTTGTGTCTCTCGGTCCAGAAGTTCTGTCACGATGACAAAGGGTGTCAGCTCCCCTCCTACATTTTCTTCGACATCCAGTGTGAACATGCCAAAGTCATTCACAAGCCAGTAGGTCTGCACTCCGTGAAGACCCAGGTCTGGATCAACTGCAGACTGCTCCACTGCATAGCGAGCATTAATTAGTGTGTTTTCTGGTATGGATATAAGAATCTCATCCACAGGAAACTTTGGTCTGTTGTCATTGATGTCTTCAATGATCATCTTAACTTTAATGAGCTGAAAATATTGCTGAGGAAGAACAAACACATCCAGTGAGAGGAAACATCCATGTCTGTTTGCGTTATAAGGGCAAAGTGTCTCCCTGTCAATCTCTGTAGTAGATGTAAAAAGCTTTCCAGTGATATTATTGAGTGT
The DNA window shown above is from Syngnathoides biaculeatus isolate LvHL_M chromosome 3, ASM1980259v1, whole genome shotgun sequence and carries:
- the LOC133497822 gene encoding protocadherin-20, with product MVNRKYPRLGKREEIWGFFILLFCPLSCFATFSQATELIYKIKEGLPTGTFIGAIGVDLNLDFTVDPPYLFSVEQKRLSAQYVTLNNITGKLFTSTTEIDRETLCPYNANRHGCFLSLDVFVLPQQYFQLIKVKMIIEDINDNRPKFPVDEILISIPENTLINARYAVEQSAVDPDLGLHGVQTYWLVNDFGMFTLDVEENVGGELTPFVIVTELLDRETQAEYITDIIAEDGGTPPLLGAATLKIVILDVNDNCPQFTEPQLNVTLHGNSTKGTHLARLQAFDPDLDANAQISYTYSERVQRETRSLFHLDRTTGVLKLAGIIDTDTATVYKLIVLANGPGCIPAVATVAIHLIKVQMGPPAVIPRYIAQEKDGVVRMKESEPEYSPIAFFTVKNIDTHERVDCRLEGTGPFRIGPYQLVKNEYLLETTAPLDYEMTQEYELIIVAENNQGLVIKTVLKIQILDENDNAPVFQQSLVEIFIDENNPPNSYLTQLHATDQDSEARGEVIFLLGGNAPGIFVLDHVTGILSVSTSLDREEKETYRFIVRAVDHGTPRMESIATIVITVQDRNDNSPRFINKDFTFFVPENFPGYGEIGVLSVTDADIGENGWVALSILNGSDIFMIDTGRGTLRAKMSLDREQQGTYQLWIEAVDGGEPSLSSVTMVTVLLLDVNDNPPIVLFPQSNQSYMLVLPNTLPGTSITEVYAVDNDTGMNAVIAYSIIKRKGGEPGSFSIDPETGNITLERELSNRGLHSLLVKVSDHGQPEPLYSIVMVNLFVNETVSNERYIQSLLTREADIEIEDRPWQISQLQEGPERYDVFPCKPALIALSVTCLSLFFSLVTLTVCICLKRFQKQKTKSEVHLPLKMKKDSTAVNNRKFRQVSNI